The following are encoded together in the Panicum virgatum strain AP13 chromosome 6K, P.virgatum_v5, whole genome shotgun sequence genome:
- the LOC120711475 gene encoding probable mixed-linked glucan synthase 6, protein MAPGGGGDARRNGEHGCACGGFPVCACAGAAAVASAASSADMDRAAVAATDGQIGAVNDESWVAVDLSDDLSADADDGVAIEDRAVFRTEKIKGVLLHPYRVLIFVRLIAFTLFVIWRISHRNPDAMWLWVTSIAGEFWFGFSWLLDQLPKLNPINRVPDLAVLRQRFDRADGTSRLPGLDIFVTTADPFKEPILSTANSVLSILAADYPVERNTCYLSDDSGMLLTYEAMAEAAKFATVWVPFCRKHGIEPRGPESYFELKSHPYMGRSQEDFVNDRRRVRKEYDEFKARINGLEHDIKQRSDAHNAARGLKDGEPRATWMADGTQWEGTWVEPSENHRKGDHAGIVQVLVNHPSHSRQFGPPASADNPLDFSMVDVRLPMLVYVSREKRPGFNHEKKAGAMNALTRCSAVLTNSPFILNLDCDHYINNSQALRAGICFMLGRDSDTVAFVQFPQRFEGVDPTDLYANHNRIFFDGTLRALDGMQGPIYVGTGCLFRRVTLYGFDPPRINVGGPCFPSLGGMFAKARYEKPGLEMTTKAAVAKGKHGFLPLPRKAYGKSEAFVDSIPRASHPSPFAAAAAVVADEATISEAVAVTTAAYEKKTGWGSNIGWVYGTVTEDVVTGYRMHIKGWRSRYCSIYPHAFIGTAPINLTERLYQVLRWSTGSLEIFFSRNNPLLGSTFLHPLQRVAYINITTYPFTAIFLIFYTTVPALSFVTGHFIVQRPTTMFYVYLAIVLGTLLILAVLEVKWAGVTVFEWFRNGQFWMTASCSAYLAAVCQVVVKVVFRRDISFKLTSKQPAGDEKKDPYADLYVVRWTWLMVTPIIIILVNIIGSAVAFAKVLDGEWTHWLKVAGGVFFNFWVLFHLYPFAKGLLGRHGKTPVVVLVWWAFTFVITAVLYINIPHIHGPGGKHGAHGGRHSSHHHAGNSLHFTVWP, encoded by the exons atggcgcccggcggcggcggagacgccCGGCGGAACGGCGAGCACGGGTGCGCGTGCGGCGGGTTCCCCgtgtgcgcgtgcgcgggcgcggcggcggtggcctccGCGGCGTCCTCCGCCGACATGGaccgcgcggcggtggccgccaCCGACGGCCAGATCGGCGCCGTCAACGACGAGAGCTGGGTCGCCGTCGACCTCAGCGACGACCtctccgccgacgccgacgacggcgTCGCCATCGAGGACCGCGCCGTCTTCCGCACCGAGAAGATCAAGGGCGTCCTCCTCCACCCCTACAG GGTGCTCATCTTCGTGCGGCTGATCGCGTTCACGCTGTTCGTGATCTGGCGCATCTCGCACCGGAACCCGGACGCGATGTGGCTGTGGGTgacctccatcgccggcgagttCTGGTTCGGCTTCTCGTGGCTGCTGGACCAGCTGCCCAAGCTGAACCCCATCAACCGGGTGCCCGACCTGGCGGTGCTCCGGCAGCGGTTCGACCGCGCGGACGGCACCTCCCGGCTGCCGGGGCTGGACATCTTCGTCACCACGGCGGACCCCTTCAAGGAGCCCATCCTGAGCACGGCCAACTCGGTGCTCTCCATCCTGGCCGCCGACTACCCCGTGGAGCGCAACACCTGCTACCTCTCCGACGACTCGGGGATGCTGCTCACCTACGAGGCCATGGCGGAGGCCGCCAAGTTCGCCACCGTCTGGGTGCCCTTCTGCCGGAAGCACGGGATCGAGCCCCGCGGGCCCGAGAGCTACTTCGAGCTCAAGTCCCACCCCTACATGGGGCGCTCCCAGGAGGACTTCGTCaacgaccgccgccgcgtccgcaaGGAGTACGACGAGTTCAAGGCCCGGATCAACGGCCTCGAGCACGACATCAAGCAGCGCTCCGACGCGCACAACGCCGCCAGGGGGCTCAAGGACGGCGAGCCGCGCGCCACCTGGATGGCCGACGGCACCCAGTGGGAGGGCACCTGGGTCGAGCCCTCGGAGAACCACCGCAAGGGCGACCACGCCGGCATCGTGCAG GTGCTGGTGAACCACCCGAGCCACAGCCGGCAGTTCggcccgccggcgagcgcggacAACCCGCTGGACTTCAGCATGGTGGACGTGCGGCTGCCGATGCTGGTGTACGTGTCCCGCGAGAAGCGCCCGGGCTTCAACCACGAGAAGAAGGCCGGCGCCATGAATGCCCTCACCCGCTGCTCCGCCGTGCTCACCAACTCGCCCTTCATCCTCAACCTCGACTGCGACCACTACATCAACAACTCCCAGGCGCTGCGCGCCGGCATCTGCTTCATGCTCGGCCGCGACAGCGACACCGTGGCCTTCGTCCAGTTCCCGCAGCGCTTCGAGGGCGTCGACCCCACCGACCTGTACGCCAACCACAACCGCATCTTCTTCGACGGCACGCTCCGCGCGCTCGACGGCATGCAGGGCCCCATCTACGTCGGCACCGGCTGCCTCTTCCGCCGCGTCACGCTCTACGGCTTCGACCCGCCGCGGATCAACGTCGGCGGGCCCTGCTTCCCGTCGCTGGGCGGGATGTTCGCCAAGGCCAGGTACGAGAAGCCCGGCCTCGAGATGACCACCAAGGCCGCCGTCGCCAAGGGCAAGCACGGCTTCCTCCCGCTGCCCCGGAAGGCGTACGGCAAGTCGGAGGCGTTCGTCGACTCCATCCCGCGCGCGTCGCACCCgtcgccgttcgccgccgccgccgccgtcgtggccgACGAGGCCACCATCTCCGAGGCCGTGGCGGTGACCACCGCGGCGTACGAGAAGAAGACCGGGTGGGGCAGCAACATCGGGTGGGTGTACGGCACGGTGACGGAGGACGTGGTGACGGGGTACCGGATGCACATCAAGGGGTGGCGCTCCCGCTACTGCTCCATCTACCCGCACGCCTTCATCGGCACCGCCCCCATCAACCTGACGGAGCGCCTCTACCAGGTGCTCCGCTGGTCCACGGGCTCCCTCGAGATCTTCTTCTCCCGGAACAACCCGCTGTTGGGGAGCACCTTCCTGCACCCGCTGCAGCGCGTGGCCTACATCAACATCACCACCTACCCCTTCACGgccatcttcctcatcttctACACCACCGTGCCGGCGCTGTCCTTCGTCACGGGCCACTTCATCGTGCAGCGCCCCACCACCatgttctacgtgtacctggcCATCGTGCTGGGGACGCTGCTGATCCTGGCCGTGCTGGAGGTCAAGTGGGCGGGCGTCACCGTGTTCGAGTGGTTCCGGAACGGGCAGTTCTGGATGACGGCCAGCTGCTCGGCGTACCTCGCCGCCGTGTGCCAGGTGGTGGTGAAGGTGGTGTTCCGGCGGGACATCTCGTTCAAGCTCACGTCCAAGCAGCCGGCGGGCGACGAGAAGAAGGACCCCTACGCGGACCTGTACGTGGTGCGGTGGACGTGGCTGATGGTCAcgcccatcatcatcatcctcgtcaaCATCAtcggctccgcggtggccttCGCCAAGGTGCTCGACGGCGAGTGGACGCACTGGCTcaaggtggccggcggcgtctTCTTCAACTTTTGGGTGCTCTTCCACCTCTACCCCTTCGCCAAGGGCCTCCTGGGGAGGCACGGCAAGACCCCCGTGGTGGTGCTCGTCTGGTGGGCCTTCACCTTCGTCATCACCGCCGTGCTCTACATCAACATCCCCCACATCCACGGGCCCGGCGGCAAGCACGGCGCTCACGGCGGCAGGCACTCCTCCCACCACCACGCCGGCAACAGCCTGCACTTCACGGTCTGGCCGTAG